In [Phormidium] sp. ETS-05, the genomic window GTAGCTGATGCGGGTGGGAATGCCGGTGAGCCACAGGAGAAGTCCGACTATCCACCGCTGTCCTAGGGAGATGACGGCATCGTATTCGCGATCGCGCACGATACCGAGGAAGTTCGCCCAGTCGGGCAGTCCGTTGCGTTTTTTAAAGTCAAAGGCGATCGTGTTGAGGGACTTGTCATGCAAATATTTGCAAGTTTGGTAAGCTCCCCGCGACCTGGGCTCGACTATGACATCTATCTGGGCTTGGGGGTAATACCGTTTCAAGTCATCCAACGTGGGAAAAAATAGGATTTGGTCGCCAATCCCACCGGGGACAAGGGCCAGTATTCGCATCTGTATTGACTCTAATTAATAATCAGGTACATTTTACGCGAAGATATACATAAACCAATTAAGGATTAATAATCTGTTTTGTCAGAGGATGTAAGCGTGCATTTATTAATTCCCGCCGCCGGTATGGGGCGGCGTATGGGTAGCCACCGCAACAAATTGCTCCTGACTCTCCTGGGGGACCCCTTGCTGGCTTGGACTTTGCGGGCGGCGGAAGCGTCAGTGCAGATTACTTGGATTGGAATTATCGCCCAACCAGAGGATAAGTCGGAGTTTGAGGATATCCTGGCGACGGTGGCGCCGAAAAAGCCGGTGTGTCTGTTACCGGGGGGCGTGACTCGCCAAGAGTCGGTGTATAACGGTTTGCAGGGGTTGCCGCTCGGGGCGGTGCGGGTGTTGATTCACGATGGAGCCCGCTGTTTGGCAACGCCGGATTTGTTCGATCGCTGTGCGGAGGCTCTGCGTCCTCACCGAGAGTATGAACCGCCTTCGGGAATTGTGGCGGCGGTGCCGGTGAAGGATACGATTAAGGTGGTAGATGGGGCGGGGTTAATTAAGGATACGCCCGATCGCAGTCATCTATGGGCGGCCCAGACACCCCAAGGTTTTCCGGTCCCGTTGTTGAAGGATTGCCATGAAAAGGGTTTGCGGGCAGGTTGGGAGGTGACGGACGATGCGGCTTTGTTTGAAAAGTGCGGTTTAGCGGTGCGGGTTGTCCCGGGGGAGGAGACTAATCTCAAGGTGACGACGCCGGTGGATTTGGCTTTGGCGGAGTTCATCCTCAAGCAACGCCCTCACCCCCAACCCCTCTCCCAGGTCGGGAGAGGGGGGTAAAGGAGCCGGGGGGACCCATCCCCCCGACGCCCAGGGAGAATAGCCGTTAGAATGATAGAGGAAATTCGATGAATGCAGGACTGATAATGATGCTGCGAGAAAACCTGAAGCAAGAATTAGACAAGCTGAATGAGGAGCAGCTAAAGAAGATTGCTGATTTCATCGCCTTGATTGATGTGGCAAATAAACAAATTGAATCATCTACTCCTTTGTGGCAGAAGTTAACACCGCAGGAACGGGCTAGGGAGTTCCGTGATTGGGTTTCTCTACTTCCTCAAACCAGTCCGAGTCTCCCTGATGAGTCTTTCAGCCGCGATCGGATTTATGAGGAATGACTAAATACCTGCTTGATACCAATGTAATTTTGCGCTTCATCAACCCCAAAGATGTCCAGCATAATCTGGCTACAGATGCCATATCTTATCTCCTTACCAAGGAAAACGAATGTTTTCTGACATCTCAAGTTCTGATTGAACTTTGGGTTGTTGCTACCAGACCAGTTGAAGTTAATGGCTTAGGCTGGAATATAGACCAGACTAGAACTATAGTAGAGCAGCTTCTTATTCGCTTTCCCTTGCTAGAGGAATCACCGGATATTTTTCCGAATTGGTTAGATTTAGTCACTGTCAATAGGGTAATGGGTAAGCGAACCCATGATATGCGTCTTGTTGCCGCTATGCTTGTGCATGAAGTGACACATATTTTAACTTTTAATCCCAGTGATTTTGCTGGCACACCGGGGATTACAATTGTGCCGCCCCAAGAATTAGTAATTCCTAATATCGATCCTCCTTAGTCTAGCTCCGGGGAAAATATCCCGCCTGCCTCCGTAAAAAAAGGAGGGAAAGGGAGTGGAAATCTCTTGAGAGACTGTTTATCACTTGAGGTGGGGTGGTTACAGAAACCTAAAATTAGATTGGTAACAATACTGCTGTCACGCCAGCAAATTGATGTTTAACGATCGTTCGTGAGGCTTGGTTTAAATGCGAATCCACGACTGTAGTATAGTCGTGGATTCTGCCTAGGGTGGTTATTGACAGGAATAACCAAAGCCTGAAAAGGCTTTTTTGTTTTTAAGAGTTTATTCAGCAGTTATGGCTAATTGACAGGCGCACGGTGTTTCAACCATACCATACCTCCCCGTGCAGTTCGGGGCACCTCATCGTGTAGTTGTCTGACGACAGGCGCACGGTATTTCAACCGCAATCTGTCTGTCTATTTTGTTGGCGACAACCAATTGAACTTAGTAAAATTATAGTATAAGATAGAAGGTTTTGTCAAGTAAATTCTCAAGTCAAGCCGAAACAGGGGTTCCCAAGTTCCCTGTAGTACCGTGTCCGGTCTAAAATAGCCGGTAAAGAAACCCCTTC contains:
- a CDS encoding type II toxin-antitoxin system VapC family toxin is translated as MTKYLLDTNVILRFINPKDVQHNLATDAISYLLTKENECFLTSQVLIELWVVATRPVEVNGLGWNIDQTRTIVEQLLIRFPLLEESPDIFPNWLDLVTVNRVMGKRTHDMRLVAAMLVHEVTHILTFNPSDFAGTPGITIVPPQELVIPNIDPP
- the ispD gene encoding 2-C-methyl-D-erythritol 4-phosphate cytidylyltransferase, with the translated sequence MHLLIPAAGMGRRMGSHRNKLLLTLLGDPLLAWTLRAAEASVQITWIGIIAQPEDKSEFEDILATVAPKKPVCLLPGGVTRQESVYNGLQGLPLGAVRVLIHDGARCLATPDLFDRCAEALRPHREYEPPSGIVAAVPVKDTIKVVDGAGLIKDTPDRSHLWAAQTPQGFPVPLLKDCHEKGLRAGWEVTDDAALFEKCGLAVRVVPGEETNLKVTTPVDLALAEFILKQRPHPQPLSQVGRGG